Proteins from a genomic interval of Chroococcidiopsis thermalis PCC 7203:
- a CDS encoding bile acid:sodium symporter family protein codes for MQANFFTAVLLPIGLATVMLGMGLTLVPEDFQRVTRYPKAVAIGLVSQLLFLPIVGFLVASIVPMQPEMAVGLMVLALCPGGPSSNMITYLAKGDVALSVTLTALSSAITVFTIPIFANLSLQYFIGQNAAIALPIGQTMLQIFAIAILPIVLGMSIRQKFPDLARRLEKTANRLAVAFLALIIVAIIIHEWNRIPSFIAQVGIGVALLNIISMAIGFWFGKLFNLNFAQRICIAIEVGIQNATLAIAITAGLLNNPDMAVPAAIYSLLAYATAILTIFYGRRSVQKIYQEESANNLSTRL; via the coding sequence ATGCAAGCCAACTTTTTTACTGCCGTCCTCTTACCGATAGGTCTAGCAACCGTAATGCTAGGCATGGGGTTAACCCTCGTGCCAGAAGACTTTCAACGAGTCACCCGCTATCCCAAAGCCGTCGCTATTGGTCTAGTCAGTCAATTGCTCTTTCTCCCCATCGTCGGCTTTCTGGTCGCTTCGATCGTACCGATGCAGCCAGAAATGGCAGTGGGATTAATGGTACTGGCTTTGTGTCCAGGCGGACCTTCTTCCAACATGATTACTTATTTGGCGAAAGGAGATGTCGCCCTTTCCGTGACTTTAACGGCTTTGAGTAGCGCCATTACCGTATTCACAATTCCCATATTTGCAAACCTGTCACTGCAATATTTCATCGGACAAAATGCGGCGATCGCCTTACCAATTGGGCAAACGATGCTGCAAATTTTCGCGATCGCCATATTACCAATTGTTTTGGGAATGTCGATTCGGCAAAAGTTTCCCGACTTAGCCCGCCGACTAGAGAAGACCGCGAATCGGCTTGCCGTTGCCTTCCTCGCTTTAATTATCGTGGCAATTATAATTCACGAGTGGAATCGCATCCCCAGTTTTATCGCCCAAGTAGGAATTGGAGTAGCACTACTAAATATAATCTCAATGGCGATCGGGTTTTGGTTTGGCAAGTTGTTTAATTTGAATTTTGCCCAAAGGATCTGTATTGCAATTGAGGTGGGAATTCAAAATGCGACGCTAGCGATCGCGATTACTGCCGGACTGTTAAACAATCCCGATATGGCTGTTCCTGCTGCGATTTATAGCTTACTTGCATACGCCACCGCCATTCTTACCATTTTTTATGGGAGAAGATCTGTTCAAAAGATTTATCAGGAGGAGAGCGCCAACAATCTATCAACTCGACTTTAG
- a CDS encoding cupin domain-containing protein — MYERIFDLQTFACFSDQCAQVTEVVVTDNSSVAVWAVQPGQKVEAHLHPSGQDTWVMLKGTLTYYLGDGQRQTLSVGQCAVADRSQIHGAVNEGTEDAVFVSIYSAPQIGYVKALP, encoded by the coding sequence ATGTACGAAAGAATCTTTGACCTCCAAACCTTCGCCTGCTTTTCTGACCAATGCGCTCAAGTCACTGAAGTTGTGGTGACGGATAACTCTAGTGTTGCAGTTTGGGCGGTACAACCTGGACAAAAGGTTGAAGCTCATCTTCACCCCAGCGGACAGGATACATGGGTAATGCTAAAAGGAACGCTGACTTATTATTTAGGGGACGGTCAGCGCCAAACACTGAGTGTGGGTCAATGTGCTGTTGCAGATCGATCGCAGATTCACGGAGCCGTGAATGAAGGTACAGAAGATGCTGTATTTGTTTCTATCTATTCAGCTCCACAGATTGGCTATGTCAAAGCATTGCCCTAG
- a CDS encoding DUF5996 family protein, whose translation MVAPAPDTSDATIWSSLSLAEWQDTYETLHLWTQIIGKIRLTLAPKINHWWHSTLYVTPRGLTTSAIPYKTGSFQIDFDFLDHQLRIETSDGTTKNIALAPRSVADFYQAVMSTLRAIGIQVQIWTMPQEVDKPIPFEQDQIHAAYDPEYARRCWRILMQANRVMSQFRSRYVGKCSPVHFFWGSFDLAVTRFSGRRAPEHPGGVPNMADWVTREAYSHEVSSCGFWFGGGSTEALFYAYAYPEPEGFKDYLVQPHSAFYSSQMKEFILPYEAVRQADDPDTMLLSFLQSTYEAAANLGNWDRAALEYTPVILNNAN comes from the coding sequence ATGGTCGCTCCTGCACCTGACACGTCTGACGCTACCATCTGGTCTAGTTTGTCGCTTGCCGAGTGGCAGGACACCTATGAAACACTGCACCTATGGACTCAGATTATTGGGAAAATTCGCCTGACTTTGGCTCCTAAAATCAATCACTGGTGGCATTCCACGCTGTACGTGACTCCACGCGGATTGACAACTTCCGCCATCCCCTACAAAACGGGCAGCTTTCAAATCGACTTTGATTTTCTCGACCATCAGCTACGCATCGAGACTAGCGACGGCACGACCAAGAACATTGCACTAGCTCCCCGCTCCGTGGCTGATTTTTATCAAGCGGTGATGAGTACCTTGAGAGCGATTGGCATCCAGGTGCAGATTTGGACGATGCCGCAGGAAGTTGACAAGCCGATTCCGTTTGAGCAAGACCAGATTCATGCTGCCTACGACCCAGAATATGCTCGACGGTGTTGGCGAATTTTGATGCAGGCGAACCGAGTGATGAGCCAATTTCGCTCTCGCTATGTTGGCAAGTGTAGCCCAGTACATTTTTTCTGGGGCAGTTTTGACCTGGCTGTAACTCGCTTCTCTGGTCGTCGTGCGCCAGAACATCCTGGTGGTGTCCCCAATATGGCAGACTGGGTGACGCGAGAAGCATACTCCCACGAGGTGAGCAGTTGTGGTTTTTGGTTTGGAGGCGGTTCGACCGAAGCGCTGTTTTATGCTTACGCCTATCCAGAACCAGAAGGCTTCAAAGATTACCTAGTGCAGCCGCACTCAGCGTTCTATAGCTCCCAAATGAAAGAGTTCATCCTGCCCTACGAAGCCGTGCGACAAGCTGACGATCCAGATACCATGCTACTTAGTTTCCTCCAAAGCACCTACGAGGCGGCTGCTAATTTAGGCAATTGGGATCGAGCAGCATTGGAATATACTCCAGTCATCCTCAATAATGCCAACTAA